CGCGCGGTTGCTACCTTTTTTTGAGCGACCTGTACATCGAAACTTTGTTTCGATGTACAGGTCTAATAGTCCTAATATTTGACAAACAACTACTTGAATAAGAAAGAAACCCTTGTGGAATAAGCTCAATAGCTGATTAAGCTACAATTAACAAATTCCAATGTCACACGAAAGAGTACATCACCTGGCAGAAGCCCTTCCTTATATTCAAAAATATGAGAACAAGATTTTTGTAATTAAATACGGTGGCTCTGCGCTGACTAATCAAACAGTTTCAGAATCAACAATCAAGGATTTGGTTTTACTCAATAGCGTAGGAATCAAAGTGATCCTGGTTCATGGTGGCGGCCCCGAGATCAATGAGATGCTCACTAAACTAGGCAAAGAAATAATATTTGAAAATGGACTAAGAACTACAGACAAAGAAACCATGGAAGTAGTTGAAATGGTTTTGCACGGTAAAGTGCAACGTAGGCTAGTAACAATGATCAATTGCGCTGGAGCTAAAGCAATAGGTCTCAGTGGTAGAGACGGCCGTATCATGATCGCTGAGCGACACGCTAGTGCCACAGATGGCAACATGATTGGTGATATTAAA
Above is a window of Cyanobacteriota bacterium DNA encoding:
- the argB gene encoding acetylglutamate kinase, which produces MSHERVHHLAEALPYIQKYENKIFVIKYGGSALTNQTVSESTIKDLVLLNSVGIKVILVHGGGPEINEMLTKLGKEIIFENGLRTTDKETMEVVEMVLHGKVQRRLVTMINCAGAKAIGLSGRDGRIMIAERHASATDGNMIGDIKSSNLELVHQILKLGMIPVISSIAPDEQGNAYNINADTMCAELAVGMNACKMMLMTDTPGILKDKNDPASLITELSIKEARQLIKDKVVNGGMIPKTECCIKAIENGVAEAIILNGLNEHSLLLEVFTDLGSGTRIKP